The nucleotide sequence GACTCTGCCATTGGTGAATAATGAGTATTTCCACTGAGCATATCTTGACCTGAGTGTAGAAGTTGTAGCTGGCAGATGCAAAGAGCATGGAGAGGACGACAGCGCAGGGTAGGAAGCTGACGCCATGGACAAGGAGGATGCAGTGCAGAGCGCGGCGCATGGAGCACAGCTCCGAGTGGCGCAAGGGCAGGCAGATGGCCACGTAGCGCTCCAGGGTCATCACTGTCAGAGTGACAGGTGTGACAAAAGTGTACAGAGCTAGAACAACATATAAGGTCACACAAACCCACATTTCTATGGTGACAGCAAAGTAGCTTAAAATGAGCAAGACGTCAGTCAGGAGTAAAAGGACAGAATCGGACAGCAGAGTAACAGCAAACAGGATGTAACGCATGGTCGTGTAGAAGAAATGCCTCATGGAAAAGGTCACGATCAGCAAAAAATTGATGCAAAGAAAGACCAAGACCAAA is from Takifugu rubripes chromosome 11, fTakRub1.2, whole genome shotgun sequence and encodes:
- the LOC115251545 gene encoding odorant receptor 131-2-like, whose protein sequence is MAANSSEPAGQSSARKINSRVILVQVLVLVFLCINFLLIVTFSMRHFFYTTMRYILFAVTLLSDSVLLLLTDVLLILSYFAVTIEMWVCVTLYVVLALYTFVTPVTLTVMTLERYVAICLPLRHSELCSMRRALHCILLVHGVSFLPCAVVLSMLFASASYNFYTQVKICSVEILIIHQWQSHLRSAISQFYFLIMCVVILLSYIKVMKVAKAASGENKKSTWKGLRTVILHAFQLLLSLIQLWCPFIESAIFQIDYMLFINVRYFNYVTFILAPRCLSPLIYGLRDEKFFNALKYLALCGLYKKRLDLFDE